The genomic DNA ATGGGTTAACAAAGTTCTAAAGTGCACCCCACCCTGTAAGGTTGCCGCATTAGGATGCGAGCCACaggagatttgatttttttttgtagggGTCTTATAGTGGATAAGAACAGAGGTGAATGCCAAATAGCACTGGCAGGATTGTTGCTTAAACTGAAAATCCAGTTCCGAACGAGCTAGCACACTTAGAAGAGTCAGTGGACACAGAGTCCAACTTCCCTAAAAATGCAGACGTCCTCTACCCTGTGTCTCAGTAAGCTCTTCGGCATTCATAAGAGCCCCAGGCCAGGCTGCCATCTTCTTTTGTCCAAGGTGAAGGGTCGTGAAGGGAAGAGGCTTCTGATCCCTCCTCTAGGGAGAGGGGCGCCACCTTGGGTGGGAGGTCATTTGACACTGTCATGAAAGAAGTGAAGGGGtacggaggtggggtggggtaccCTGGGGTGTGGTGCAGATCCTCCAGTGCATGCAGTGAGTAGGACGGAGCCCCAGCAAGGGACGTCCCCCAGCCCGTGCTCCTGTGCTGGGCGCTGCTTCCTGATTCCAGCTGGGAGAGGCAACTGGTGCTGGATGGCAAGGTCTGCAGGGCATCCGCAGGCACAGGGTCTGGCTGGCTGAGGCTGTCCGGCACCGTCTGTTCCCATGAGtctctctgaggagaaaggcaaCCGCACAGGAATTAGTCTTTAGCTCTGAGGATACAGCGCAGCTGCTGGATTGCGATACCTTCTAGATGCTGCTGGAGCCCACCTGCCAGGCAGCTTTTCCCAAACCAGGAAAATCTGGATTAATTTCTACTTGAGGATGTTACTCTGGACCCCACATTCCTCTTTACACAGCAGAGGAAGGCAGCGCCCACTTCCAGTCTGGCGGAGTAGGCTCTAGAACAACCTGCGGGGCGGAGGGGGGTGTCCCTGCCTGCTCAACAGTGGTTTTTTTTATGGGCTGTAGTTTTCATTCACAataccacccacccacctcctgaTACTGATCCCCATTCATCTGAGAAACGGGGCACAGATTTTCTGGGCTGCTGCAAGCCTTACATGAACAAAGGCCCATAAAAGTTCTTGCCACAGAATAAGGTTTAATTCCCTGCCCCACCCGATTTGTCTAAAATTCCACCTTCAGCAACTCATGCGATTGTGGCAGGAGGCTTTGCAGTTTCCCATAAAGGGACTATTAGCGGCCTTTAGATCTTTCTGAGCTGATTTCTTTGGAGGGATCAAGAAAGAACAAGGTGGGGCGGGGGGCGCAATGTGAGGAAACtgggcaaaagagaaagaaagcttgGTGCATCTTTTTGGGAGCTTATCGAATCCTGTCTAGATGTGACCTCAACATTGGATTCCTTAGGGCTCACAGGCCTGAAGAATTTTGCCCTAACAGGGTGGGAAGCATTTAGCAAACAGTAGACTAGTAACAATATGAACGTGAATTCTATTTTACAGGCCCTTGGTTCAAACCCCTGGTTAGATAGATAATTCGGATGCCTTGGTTGATTTGATCTTTGAGCAGAACCCTGTCAGAAAGAAGTGCCCCAGCAAAGCTGGCCTGACCCAGTATCTCCAGGTATGATCAGGGCACCCTCTGGAACCCCCGGGGGATAGGTCACATCTGGC from Acomys russatus chromosome 14, mAcoRus1.1, whole genome shotgun sequence includes the following:
- the Pou2af2 gene encoding POU domain class 2-associating factor 2 codes for the protein MPGSPVMSGYYGVRRSFLSDSDFHSSKQFPNDLYTSSTTKPFACESSAGQSHTGLLESYLAEPYGDYRPPALTPTPSSLFSTSTLPPPLLPPPFPSDPAHFVFRDSWEQTVPDSLSQPDPVPADALQTLPSSTSCLSQLESGSSAQHRSTGWGTSLAGAPSYSLHALEDLHHTPGYPTPPPYPFTSFMTVSNDLPPKVAPLSLEEGSEASSLHDPSPWTKEDGSLAWGSYECRRAY